From a single Cyclobacterium marinum DSM 745 genomic region:
- the hxpB gene encoding hexitol phosphatase HxpB — MNNSKAIIFDMDGVLVDSESYWKQAEFEVFTSLGVVVSDELTNQTKAMTTLEVTRFWFERFPWDDLSLEVVEQLVVSRVIALIETEDCLIKGVKSFVEKLKDKNYKIGLATNSPERIIPVVLKKLDALHLFDVILSADSEIKGKPDPAIYLSAAKKLGTEPEACLVIEDSYSGMLAAKNAGMKVMAFTNGGVAKNAPLADFYLNSFESDELEFYEGNNLI, encoded by the coding sequence ATGAACAATAGTAAGGCTATTATTTTTGACATGGATGGAGTATTGGTCGATTCAGAGAGCTACTGGAAGCAAGCTGAATTTGAGGTGTTTACTTCATTGGGTGTTGTGGTTTCAGATGAACTTACAAACCAGACCAAAGCCATGACTACGCTTGAAGTTACCCGGTTTTGGTTTGAAAGATTTCCTTGGGACGACCTTTCTTTAGAGGTTGTCGAACAGTTGGTTGTTTCAAGGGTTATTGCGTTAATAGAGACTGAAGACTGCCTGATTAAGGGAGTGAAATCCTTTGTTGAGAAGTTAAAGGATAAAAATTATAAAATTGGTTTGGCAACCAATTCCCCGGAAAGGATTATTCCTGTCGTATTGAAAAAATTAGATGCTTTACATTTATTTGATGTTATCCTTTCTGCTGACTCAGAAATTAAAGGTAAGCCGGATCCTGCAATTTATTTAAGTGCTGCTAAAAAATTAGGGACTGAACCAGAAGCATGTTTAGTAATTGAAGATTCCTATTCGGGGATGTTAGCAGCAAAAAATGCCGGCATGAAGGTTATGGCTTTTACAAATGGAGGTGTAGCTAAAAATGCTCCACTAGCTGACTTTTATTTAAACAGCTTTGAAAGTGATGAATTGGAGTTTTATGAAGGTAATAATCTTATTTAA
- a CDS encoding uracil-DNA glycosylase family protein, which translates to MEALLKEIRACTLCEKHLPLGPRPVLSAHANSKILIVGQAPGTKVHASGLPWDDVSGKNLRAWMDVDKDLFYNPEIFGIVPMGFCYPGRGKGGDLPPRPECAPKWHPDLMGEMQKIQLVLLIGQYAQNYYLGKEKKKNLTETVRSYQDYLPKFFPLVHPSPRNRIWQMKNPWFEEKVVPALQQAVHSLL; encoded by the coding sequence ATGGAAGCACTTCTTAAAGAAATTCGCGCTTGTACCCTATGCGAGAAACATCTTCCTTTAGGTCCAAGGCCTGTTTTATCTGCCCATGCAAATAGTAAAATTTTAATAGTAGGGCAGGCCCCGGGGACCAAAGTGCATGCAAGTGGCCTACCTTGGGATGATGTAAGTGGAAAAAACTTACGAGCATGGATGGATGTAGACAAAGATCTTTTTTATAATCCTGAAATTTTCGGAATTGTGCCGATGGGATTCTGTTATCCCGGAAGGGGTAAGGGAGGGGATCTTCCTCCAAGGCCGGAGTGTGCTCCCAAATGGCATCCTGACTTGATGGGTGAAATGCAAAAAATCCAATTGGTGTTACTGATAGGGCAGTACGCCCAAAATTATTACTTGGGAAAAGAGAAAAAGAAAAACTTAACCGAAACAGTAAGGAGTTACCAAGATTACCTTCCTAAGTTTTTTCCTTTAGTACATCCCTCACCCAGGAATAGAATATGGCAAATGAAAAATCCCTGGTTTGAAGAAAAGGTTGTACCGGCCTTACAGCAGGCTGTTCATTCCCTGTTATAA
- a CDS encoding 3'-5' exonuclease family protein encodes MSTISILIFASVVLIILLLFGSFGKSKNKFPLQTDYSKQVGTTYQREKVKQFFDPFERAGQEDLEGYHIVMAVDTLGKPKDYKAPASDLDNWPPPISISYYIFNIRGELVKSNYLFILTDEIPSDQVLNEYGISKDYFKAKGIPAKEAYQQIKIDAASCKNLVAHNVSYLKKIIYADFKRNKVPFPFGKMRTTCTMKETTKFVGIEADYGDDYKWPNLEELIDACFFVSMDPEGIEIPEAQNSRWKARSIAKCFIYLKKIDEL; translated from the coding sequence ATGAGCACCATTTCAATACTAATTTTTGCATCTGTTGTATTGATAATCTTATTACTTTTTGGGAGTTTCGGAAAATCAAAAAATAAATTTCCATTACAAACAGATTATTCAAAACAGGTTGGCACGACATATCAAAGGGAAAAAGTAAAACAATTTTTTGATCCTTTTGAGAGGGCAGGGCAAGAAGATTTGGAAGGATACCATATAGTAATGGCTGTAGATACATTGGGTAAGCCTAAGGATTATAAGGCCCCTGCTTCTGACCTGGACAATTGGCCCCCGCCCATATCAATTTCCTATTACATTTTCAATATCCGAGGTGAATTAGTGAAAAGCAATTACCTCTTTATACTTACTGATGAAATACCATCTGACCAGGTATTAAACGAATATGGTATTAGCAAAGATTATTTTAAGGCAAAGGGAATACCTGCTAAGGAAGCTTACCAGCAAATAAAAATTGATGCTGCCTCATGCAAAAATCTTGTAGCTCATAATGTTAGCTACCTTAAAAAGATTATTTATGCAGATTTCAAAAGAAATAAAGTACCATTTCCATTTGGGAAAATGAGGACTACTTGCACCATGAAAGAAACTACAAAATTTGTAGGAATAGAAGCTGACTATGGAGATGATTATAAATGGCCAAATCTGGAAGAGTTAATCGATGCTTGTTTTTTTGTGTCGATGGATCCTGAAGGAATTGAAATACCGGAAGCACAAAACTCCAGATGGAAGGCACGGTCAATTGCGAAATGTTTTATTTATTTAAAAAAAATTGATGAACTTTAA
- a CDS encoding TonB-dependent receptor, which yields MSFKSPLLIVFLFFSIISGIFAQQQFTGTIVDSQTKEPLFGAYVFIKNQDGETLQSSYTDFDGKFKINRPIIKEFLLELSFIGYQTFQQKMTSPEGNDLGVFEIVSDGQELEAFELSADALTGEVRGDTVAFNANAFKTRPQADADELVRKMPGVVISNGVIEVQGEEVKEVLVDGRPFFGDNPAAALKNLPAQVVLKIEFLDQGSEEAKLTGFDDGETIKTINIITKPDMRAGRFGKFYGGYGTDNNYIGGGNMNFFNGAKRLSILGLSNNINQQNFGGDELGSLESSSGGTSDGLTVGELPGITNTNALGANFSDEYLGEKLKVSGNYLFNDRDNVLNRTSSREYILPDDSLQLYNEDRNYHTKTQSHRFSARIDYEINEKHALVLRPRIGLDYRNSVNLQDAYNLYDENTYINRIQNETSSSRESTSFANSLNYRYKFDKEGRAFSTFVYTSKYNSDSNSDLVAVTTSFQDSSIDSLIQFKDNKYNSFYYNAGVRFYEPLSEKSRLRFGYRISNNNSDTRQDVEIQEAETGLIQVDSTLTNRFENSYITHRGGAGYSYKTEKLSFYTNINYESANIDSDRLFPGFENTKKSFSNFLPRAVINYETGEFSSIRIDYNTDTDAPSIGQLQDVISNANPLQLSSGNPELEQEYSHRLFTRYRIINPETNRSWMFFLYGNIRNNYIGNETFIASQDTLIQNDVTLAQGGQFTKPVNLDNYYVFRVYGSYGFPLKFMKSNLSINSSFTTRNRPGIINGQLNNNKNTSYRQGINLSSNISESVDFNLSSRGTFNWVRSSLQESLENNYYTHSTKADLFWNFVGGVFLGTSVNHQLYTGLGDEFDRSILLANMDIGYRIPPSNKTEIKLTVFDLFNQNASISRNVTDVYIEDVRTQVLKQFFMLTVTYNLRRFGGYDMAL from the coding sequence ATGTCATTCAAATCCCCCTTATTAATAGTATTTCTTTTCTTCTCTATCATCTCCGGTATTTTTGCTCAGCAACAATTTACAGGAACCATTGTAGACAGTCAAACAAAGGAGCCATTATTTGGAGCATATGTTTTTATAAAAAACCAAGACGGAGAAACCCTTCAATCTTCTTACACTGATTTTGATGGGAAATTCAAAATCAACAGACCCATTATCAAAGAATTTCTTTTAGAGCTTTCATTTATTGGTTACCAGACCTTTCAACAAAAAATGACCTCACCGGAAGGGAATGATTTGGGGGTATTCGAAATTGTTAGTGACGGACAAGAATTAGAAGCATTTGAATTGTCAGCAGATGCCCTAACCGGTGAAGTAAGAGGAGATACTGTAGCATTTAATGCCAATGCATTCAAAACCAGGCCTCAGGCAGATGCTGATGAGTTGGTTCGAAAAATGCCGGGAGTAGTAATCTCTAATGGAGTGATCGAAGTGCAAGGGGAAGAGGTGAAAGAGGTTTTGGTGGACGGAAGACCTTTTTTTGGGGATAATCCCGCCGCGGCCTTAAAAAATCTGCCTGCTCAGGTTGTGTTAAAAATTGAGTTTTTAGACCAAGGAAGTGAAGAAGCCAAATTAACAGGCTTTGATGATGGAGAGACAATTAAAACAATTAACATCATTACTAAGCCTGATATGCGCGCAGGAAGGTTTGGTAAATTTTATGGAGGCTATGGTACAGACAATAATTATATTGGCGGTGGGAATATGAACTTCTTCAATGGTGCCAAAAGGTTGTCCATTTTAGGTTTAAGTAACAATATCAACCAGCAAAATTTTGGTGGAGATGAGTTGGGAAGCCTGGAAAGCAGTAGTGGAGGTACCAGTGATGGACTAACTGTCGGTGAGTTGCCCGGGATTACAAATACCAATGCTTTAGGTGCTAATTTTTCTGACGAATACCTGGGGGAGAAATTAAAAGTATCCGGTAATTACCTTTTTAATGATAGGGACAATGTGCTGAATAGAACTTCGTCTAGGGAGTATATATTGCCTGATGATAGTCTTCAGCTATATAATGAGGATAGAAACTATCATACAAAAACCCAAAGTCACAGGTTTAGTGCCAGGATAGATTATGAAATCAATGAAAAGCACGCCTTGGTTCTTCGGCCGCGAATAGGATTGGATTATAGAAATTCCGTTAACCTTCAGGATGCTTATAATCTTTATGATGAAAATACCTATATCAATAGAATCCAAAACGAGACCTCCTCTTCTCGGGAGTCCACGAGTTTTGCCAATTCTTTAAATTACAGGTATAAATTTGACAAAGAAGGAAGAGCATTTTCTACTTTTGTCTATACTAGTAAGTACAATAGTGATAGTAATTCTGATTTGGTAGCAGTTACCACTAGTTTTCAGGACAGCAGCATAGATTCACTGATCCAATTTAAGGATAACAAATACAATAGTTTTTACTACAATGCAGGAGTTAGATTTTATGAGCCATTAAGTGAGAAATCACGACTTCGTTTTGGTTATCGGATTTCAAATAACAACTCCGATACAAGGCAGGATGTAGAAATCCAAGAGGCAGAAACAGGACTTATCCAGGTTGATAGTACATTGACCAATAGGTTTGAGAATAGTTATATCACCCATAGAGGAGGAGCGGGTTATAGCTATAAAACAGAAAAGCTTTCTTTTTATACCAATATAAATTATGAATCTGCCAATATAGACAGTGACAGATTATTTCCGGGTTTTGAAAACACAAAGAAATCATTTTCTAATTTTCTGCCTAGAGCTGTGATCAATTACGAAACGGGTGAGTTTAGTTCGATAAGAATTGATTACAATACCGATACTGATGCGCCATCCATTGGTCAACTGCAGGATGTAATCAGCAATGCCAATCCATTGCAACTTTCTTCAGGTAACCCTGAGCTAGAGCAAGAGTACAGTCACCGACTTTTTACAAGGTATAGGATTATCAACCCCGAGACCAACAGGTCGTGGATGTTTTTTCTATATGGAAACATTAGGAATAATTACATAGGTAATGAAACCTTTATCGCGTCTCAGGATACCCTTATTCAAAATGATGTAACCTTGGCACAAGGAGGTCAATTTACTAAACCGGTAAACCTTGATAATTACTATGTCTTTAGGGTTTATGGAAGCTATGGCTTTCCTCTTAAATTTATGAAAAGTAACCTGAGCATTAACTCTAGTTTTACTACTCGAAATAGACCTGGTATAATCAATGGTCAGTTGAATAACAATAAAAATACTTCTTACAGACAAGGGATTAATTTAAGTAGTAATATTAGTGAAAGTGTGGATTTCAACCTTTCCTCCCGTGGGACTTTCAATTGGGTGAGAAGTAGCTTACAGGAAAGTTTGGAGAATAATTATTATACTCACAGTACCAAAGCCGATCTATTCTGGAATTTTGTGGGAGGGGTTTTCTTAGGTACGAGCGTTAATCACCAGCTTTATACAGGTTTGGGTGATGAATTTGATAGAAGTATTCTGCTGGCAAATATGGATATTGGCTATAGAATTCCTCCCAGCAATAAAACTGAAATAAAGCTTACCGTTTTCGATTTGTTCAATCAAAATGCGAGCATAAGTAGGAATGTTACGGATGTTTATATAGAAGATGTAAGAACGCAGGTTTTAAAACAGTTTTTTATGCTTACAGTCACCTATAACCTCAGAAGGTTTGGAGGTTATGACATGGCTTTGTAA
- a CDS encoding alpha/beta fold hydrolase, producing MKKLLTILIIVLGSYQVSSAQQNDLQWLDIELANYDYPYPVSYLPLHIQKQELKMAYMDVKPDDYNGKNIVLFHGKNFNGAYWETTIEALTKEGYRVIVPDQIGFGKSSKPANFHYTFQQLARNTKAILDSLNIKETAILGHSMGGMLASRFALMYPEFTEKLILENPIGLEDWKLKVPYRPVEWWYQNELKKSYKGIKKYQLENYYDNKWKPEYDQWVNLLAGWTLNSSYETIAWNSALTYDMIFTQPVVYEFQNISAPTLLIIGTRDRTALGKNLVSDEVRKTMGLYDQLGGITKDRIPNAELVELSNIGHLPHIENFDGFISPLLNFLEK from the coding sequence ATGAAGAAGTTACTAACGATTTTAATTATAGTATTAGGCAGTTACCAAGTCAGCTCGGCACAGCAAAATGATTTGCAGTGGTTGGATATTGAACTTGCCAATTATGACTACCCTTATCCCGTTTCTTATTTGCCTTTACACATTCAAAAACAAGAACTAAAAATGGCCTATATGGATGTGAAACCTGACGATTACAATGGGAAAAATATCGTTTTGTTTCATGGTAAAAATTTCAATGGCGCTTATTGGGAAACAACGATTGAAGCCCTGACAAAGGAGGGGTATAGAGTGATCGTTCCAGACCAAATAGGTTTTGGGAAGTCTTCTAAGCCGGCCAATTTTCATTATACCTTTCAACAACTTGCACGAAATACCAAGGCCATATTAGATTCATTAAATATAAAGGAAACAGCCATTTTAGGCCATTCTATGGGTGGGATGTTGGCGAGTAGGTTCGCTTTGATGTATCCCGAGTTCACTGAGAAACTAATTTTAGAAAATCCTATTGGGCTTGAAGATTGGAAACTTAAGGTTCCTTATAGGCCTGTGGAATGGTGGTACCAAAATGAATTGAAAAAGAGTTACAAAGGAATAAAAAAATATCAGCTTGAAAATTATTATGACAATAAGTGGAAACCTGAATACGATCAGTGGGTTAACCTATTGGCTGGATGGACATTAAATTCTTCATATGAAACAATTGCTTGGAATTCTGCGCTGACCTATGATATGATATTTACCCAGCCCGTGGTCTATGAATTCCAAAATATCTCTGCTCCAACATTATTGATTATCGGAACCCGAGATAGAACTGCACTGGGAAAAAATTTGGTGTCGGATGAAGTAAGAAAAACCATGGGGTTATATGATCAATTAGGAGGAATTACAAAGGATCGGATACCAAATGCGGAGTTGGTTGAACTTTCTAACATCGGTCATTTGCCTCATATTGAAAATTTCGATGGTTTTATTTCTCCTTTGCTTAATTTCTTAGAAAAATAA
- a CDS encoding site-specific integrase produces the protein MISASLKIIINSSRIKKSGLAALYLRVIINREILKIPLKIDWYPDYWDKKNQVCKPRNKKDCNCNDLNLIIGDALAKANEILVDYRLRRKSISVAIFSKEYACNLNKDDLIVFMEQKINERVKYREISLGTKKSHTVTLNHLKAWKKKIAFADLNEKTGEQFERFLKLHTGAKSKNARWGQHRNLKTYLNLAKKERISFIHPYEFFKAKTEMGRFQPLTKAHFKKLYDYYNSPEITGTQRQVLRAFLFSCCTGMRHGDVRRVDLDWLDGEFFQFIPYKTRRFGTRVRVPATKEALDFIADDVDEIGKSPLFSGISEQKQNEILKDIASILGLRPGLCFQVGRETFATLYMENDGKLEVLASFLGHTSTKMTEKYVKIRDQRKKEESVRISSFFT, from the coding sequence ATGATATCCGCGTCTCTAAAAATCATTATTAATTCTAGCCGAATTAAAAAATCAGGCTTGGCTGCTCTTTATCTAAGAGTAATTATCAATAGGGAAATCCTTAAAATTCCACTGAAGATTGATTGGTATCCGGATTATTGGGATAAAAAAAACCAGGTTTGTAAACCTCGAAATAAAAAAGATTGCAATTGCAATGACTTAAACCTGATTATTGGTGATGCTTTAGCCAAGGCGAATGAGATACTTGTAGATTATAGGTTAAGGAGAAAAAGTATTTCTGTGGCCATATTTTCTAAAGAATATGCCTGCAATCTGAACAAAGATGATCTAATAGTCTTCATGGAGCAAAAAATCAATGAACGGGTGAAGTACAGAGAAATAAGCCTTGGTACGAAAAAATCACATACCGTGACATTGAACCACTTGAAGGCATGGAAAAAGAAAATAGCCTTTGCTGACTTGAACGAAAAGACTGGGGAGCAATTTGAAAGATTTCTAAAATTACATACAGGTGCCAAATCCAAAAATGCAAGGTGGGGTCAGCACCGAAATTTGAAAACTTATCTTAATCTAGCTAAAAAAGAACGGATCAGTTTCATCCATCCTTATGAGTTTTTTAAGGCAAAAACAGAGATGGGGAGATTTCAACCGCTTACAAAAGCCCATTTCAAAAAATTATATGATTATTATAATAGTCCAGAAATAACCGGAACACAAAGGCAGGTACTAAGGGCGTTTCTTTTTTCTTGCTGCACAGGTATGCGGCATGGTGATGTAAGACGGGTCGATCTTGATTGGCTAGATGGTGAATTTTTTCAGTTTATTCCATATAAAACAAGGCGGTTTGGTACACGGGTGAGGGTTCCGGCTACAAAAGAAGCGTTAGATTTTATTGCGGATGATGTGGATGAAATTGGAAAGTCCCCACTGTTTAGTGGAATTAGTGAGCAAAAGCAAAACGAAATTTTGAAAGACATTGCTTCTATTTTAGGGCTTCGCCCGGGATTGTGTTTCCAAGTAGGTAGGGAGACCTTTGCCACGCTGTATATGGAAAATGATGGCAAGCTTGAAGTACTGGCCAGCTTTCTAGGACATACTAGTACTAAGATGACAGAGAAGTATGTCAAAATAAGGGATCAAAGGAAGAAAGAAGAATCTGTAAGGATATCATCTTTCTTCACTTAA
- a CDS encoding IS4 family transposase, whose amino-acid sequence MLLFLGKKRERSFFENNLTTIKSFSFSKDFLKLLKNNIENGLTRDRFRTTNTAFVRQRCLGFTDLIYFMLGLGKSSVQQELDNFFSDKSVSYSKGAFSQQRSKLNPKVFTWLNEQQCSFYYKKASHIRKWKGFRLIGIDGSTLQLPYSKELAKGFGHFETRTENGRKVVLARVSQAYDVLNQISIDAKIKHYRTSELALCESHLPCLGQGDLLIMDRAYAAFWLMSTLVQQQKSFVIRVKANRWKHAKAFLASTQKQQIIEVSPSKEALNRCRERNIPTEALKLRLVRVPIASGEDHILITNLVDHRKYPVKEIRELYRKRWPVEESFKLLKTRAELENLSGKTARAVLQDFNRIILRANLSNILSKTLTKKGIDYCNKKRKNTYQINRTQAYRKTKSIIDQLKQGMDKIIGKISDYAFKLLLQLEIVRPNRSVPRIKRYTARPSNFITYKP is encoded by the coding sequence ATTTTATTATTTTTAGGAAAGAAAAGGGAGCGTAGTTTTTTTGAAAATAATCTAACAACAATCAAGTCCTTTTCCTTTTCGAAGGACTTTTTAAAACTATTAAAAAACAATATAGAAAATGGATTAACACGCGATAGGTTCCGTACGACTAACACAGCGTTTGTTCGTCAGCGGTGTTTGGGTTTTACAGATCTTATCTACTTCATGTTGGGCCTGGGTAAATCGAGTGTTCAGCAAGAACTTGATAATTTTTTTTCCGACAAATCGGTCAGCTATTCCAAAGGAGCATTCAGTCAGCAACGATCCAAACTAAACCCCAAGGTGTTTACATGGCTCAATGAACAACAATGTTCTTTTTATTATAAAAAAGCCAGCCATATTCGTAAATGGAAAGGTTTTCGGCTTATAGGTATCGACGGCAGTACTTTGCAGCTTCCTTACAGCAAAGAATTGGCAAAAGGTTTTGGCCATTTCGAAACCCGGACTGAAAACGGGAGAAAAGTAGTGTTAGCCCGTGTTTCCCAAGCCTACGATGTACTCAACCAAATCAGTATAGATGCCAAGATCAAACATTACAGGACAAGTGAACTTGCTCTGTGTGAAAGTCATCTTCCCTGTCTAGGGCAGGGCGACCTGCTTATAATGGATAGGGCTTATGCGGCCTTTTGGCTCATGTCCACATTGGTTCAGCAACAGAAATCCTTTGTCATCAGGGTAAAGGCAAACAGATGGAAACATGCAAAAGCATTTTTAGCATCTACCCAAAAACAGCAGATCATAGAGGTATCCCCTTCCAAAGAGGCCTTAAACAGGTGTAGGGAAAGGAATATTCCTACTGAGGCACTCAAATTAAGGCTCGTACGGGTACCGATTGCATCAGGAGAAGACCATATATTGATAACCAACCTAGTTGACCATAGGAAGTACCCTGTCAAGGAAATACGTGAGCTTTACAGGAAAAGATGGCCTGTTGAAGAGTCTTTCAAGCTACTCAAAACCAGGGCGGAACTTGAAAACCTGAGCGGAAAGACGGCCAGGGCCGTTCTCCAGGATTTTAATAGAATCATTCTCAGGGCCAACTTGAGCAACATCCTCAGTAAAACACTTACCAAAAAAGGGATTGACTACTGTAATAAAAAACGGAAAAACACTTATCAGATCAACAGAACCCAAGCGTATCGTAAAACCAAATCTATAATTGATCAACTCAAACAAGGAATGGACAAAATCATTGGAAAAATATCTGATTATGCTTTTAAACTGTTGCTTCAACTTGAAATAGTACGGCCCAACAGGTCAGTTCCTAGAATTAAAAGGTATACTGCCAGACCCAGTAATTTTATAACTTATAAACCTTAA
- a CDS encoding phage antirepressor N-terminal domain-containing protein: MDTILNKHTQFGLLQKFEYVKTPVMAGITHMGEAIALRPCVENLGLNWSGQLQAIQRNEKINELCVKVKAIAEDGKMRQMVCLPPVLFQDWLWSLNPKSENFNTTVWEDYKKGLVMYLLMMLKMSLDELQKTAQIKEAFSELSKLTNSIKELEGKISENQEEGKRLKSEKQKLQKMIDEILNSNINQLRIPI, translated from the coding sequence ATGGACACAATATTAAATAAACACACACAGTTCGGTTTACTGCAAAAATTCGAATATGTAAAAACCCCTGTAATGGCTGGAATTACGCACATGGGTGAAGCCATAGCACTTCGCCCGTGTGTGGAAAATCTTGGTTTAAACTGGTCTGGACAACTTCAAGCAATTCAGCGGAATGAAAAAATAAATGAACTGTGTGTAAAAGTAAAAGCAATCGCTGAAGATGGGAAAATGAGGCAAATGGTTTGTCTCCCTCCTGTATTATTTCAGGATTGGTTATGGTCTCTTAATCCAAAGTCAGAAAACTTTAATACAACGGTATGGGAGGACTATAAAAAAGGGCTTGTGATGTATTTATTAATGATGCTCAAAATGAGCTTGGATGAACTTCAGAAAACAGCTCAAATAAAAGAGGCGTTCTCTGAGTTGAGTAAGCTTACAAATAGCATTAAAGAATTGGAGGGTAAAATATCTGAAAACCAAGAAGAGGGTAAAAGGCTTAAATCAGAAAAACAAAAATTACAAAAGATGATCGATGAAATTTTAAATAGCAACATCAATCAGTTACGAATACCAATTTAA
- a CDS encoding KilA-N domain-containing protein produces the protein MIAGIDDLSSDKVVKGANGAPILITISGNEGGTWMHRWLAIDFAIWLDLDFKIWVILL, from the coding sequence TTGATTGCTGGAATCGATGATTTATCTTCAGATAAAGTAGTTAAAGGTGCGAATGGAGCACCCATTTTGATCACTATTTCAGGAAATGAAGGAGGAACCTGGATGCACAGATGGTTGGCAATTGATTTTGCTATTTGGCTTGATCTTGATTTCAAGATATGGGTGATCTTATTATAA
- a CDS encoding Gfo/Idh/MocA family protein — protein sequence MKKSTLMAGGLLSIPSIIPGSALGKNGFVAPSDRINLGFIGAGNQAGNDVKDFLKDNRVQVTAICDVNKKSPGYWNGKVAGRDFIMQVVDDYYSERNGKSYQSATGYTDFRELLANKDIDAVEVVTPDHWHAIPVMMAAAAGKHIYCQKPLSLTVDEGRAMSDVVKKYGVTFQTGSQQRSSYHFRRVCELARNGRLGDLHTVICGLPGGTPDFGKTGHLTETIPVPKDFDYDMWLGPAPEAAYSPCRTHVNFRWNLDYSGGNVTDWGGHHPDIAQWGMGTELTGPVSIQNAQAVWSDHPIWNTATRFYFECLYENGIKLIIQSDKDFGVTFQGTEGSAWATRGDHKIYPEGLKDTVITSEETQLYVSDNHFENFIDCIYSGKETVAPAEVGHRSITLAHLGNIAMMLEQDLVWNPKKEQFKDNFAANQLLSRKMREPWGAVYQSLKG from the coding sequence TTGAAAAAATCGACTTTAATGGCAGGAGGACTGCTATCTATTCCTAGCATTATTCCCGGATCTGCATTGGGAAAAAATGGTTTTGTAGCACCTTCTGATAGAATTAATCTGGGTTTTATCGGAGCGGGCAATCAGGCTGGAAATGATGTGAAAGACTTTTTAAAAGACAATCGAGTCCAAGTTACTGCCATTTGTGATGTGAATAAGAAAAGTCCCGGTTATTGGAATGGAAAAGTAGCCGGTCGGGATTTTATCATGCAAGTAGTAGATGATTATTATTCAGAAAGAAACGGAAAGAGTTATCAGTCTGCAACCGGTTATACGGATTTTAGAGAATTGTTAGCAAATAAAGACATAGATGCAGTGGAGGTGGTTACGCCAGATCATTGGCATGCCATACCTGTGATGATGGCTGCTGCTGCAGGGAAGCACATTTACTGTCAAAAACCATTGTCACTTACTGTGGATGAAGGTAGGGCCATGAGTGATGTTGTTAAAAAATACGGCGTAACTTTTCAAACGGGGAGTCAGCAAAGATCCAGTTATCATTTCAGAAGAGTTTGTGAGCTGGCAAGAAATGGAAGGTTGGGTGACCTGCATACTGTCATTTGTGGGTTACCCGGAGGAACTCCTGATTTTGGGAAAACCGGACATTTGACAGAAACCATTCCGGTACCTAAAGACTTTGATTATGACATGTGGTTAGGACCTGCACCGGAAGCAGCCTATAGTCCTTGTAGAACTCACGTGAATTTTCGATGGAATCTGGATTATTCCGGTGGAAATGTTACGGATTGGGGTGGGCACCATCCGGACATTGCCCAGTGGGGAATGGGCACCGAACTGACAGGACCGGTAAGCATTCAAAACGCCCAAGCGGTCTGGTCTGATCATCCGATTTGGAATACAGCTACCAGATTTTATTTTGAGTGCCTTTATGAAAATGGTATAAAATTAATCATCCAGAGTGACAAAGATTTTGGGGTGACCTTCCAAGGAACTGAAGGGTCTGCTTGGGCTACAAGGGGAGACCATAAAATCTATCCTGAAGGTTTGAAAGACACAGTAATTACTTCGGAGGAAACCCAACTGTATGTGAGTGATAATCATTTTGAAAATTTTATTGATTGCATTTACTCCGGTAAGGAAACAGTGGCTCCGGCAGAGGTAGGTCATCGATCCATTACCCTTGCCCATTTGGGGAATATTGCCATGATGCTGGAGCAGGATTTGGTTTGGAATCCGAAAAAAGAGCAGTTCAAAGATAACTTTGCAGCCAATCAATTGCTCAGTAGAAAAATGAGGGAGCCATGGGGTGCTGTTTATCAAAGTTTAAAAGGCTGA